One stretch of Niallia sp. XMNu-256 DNA includes these proteins:
- a CDS encoding M20 family metallopeptidase: protein MGISHNSSFKVSDYLQERKRTFTTISDKIWAKPELHFKEKYAVSVMEEALRAEGFAVENNVANLETAIMGSFGSGPTVIAFLGEYDALPFLSQEGGKVEYSPIEENGNGHGCGHNLLGTGAFAAAVAAKEYVEKTNAPFTIRFYGCPAEENGSGKAYMTKHGVFDDVDMAITWHPMTTNTTWNITSLANYAVTFKFTGKSAHAAAAPHLGRSALDAVELMNVGVNYLREHVIQEARIHYAVINSGGTSPNVVQPYAAVSYLIRAPKKQQVVEIHKRVQKIAQGAALMTETSVEEQFDGAASNLIPNTTLAKVMQQQFDDAPALQFSEEDFSFAEQIYQSLDNESKASAYSNMTPRQKELIGNKRLCELVLPLSSERALYGSTDVGDVSWKTPTVQCTTASMVLGTPLHTWQVVTVGNTPIGHKGMLYAADIMARTAIACMENPKMIEEAKQELHNRLNGEKYVSLIPEE, encoded by the coding sequence ATGGGAATATCGCATAATTCATCCTTTAAAGTAAGTGACTATCTCCAAGAAAGAAAACGAACGTTTACAACAATTAGTGATAAAATCTGGGCTAAACCAGAATTGCATTTTAAAGAGAAGTATGCTGTTTCAGTAATGGAGGAAGCATTAAGAGCAGAAGGATTTGCAGTTGAAAACAATGTAGCTAATCTAGAAACGGCGATTATGGGTAGCTTTGGCAGTGGCCCAACCGTTATTGCATTTTTGGGAGAGTATGATGCCTTGCCATTTTTAAGTCAAGAAGGGGGTAAGGTTGAATATTCACCAATAGAGGAAAATGGTAACGGACATGGTTGTGGACATAATTTGCTCGGAACTGGTGCATTTGCAGCAGCAGTGGCAGCGAAAGAGTATGTTGAAAAAACAAATGCACCGTTTACGATTCGATTTTATGGTTGTCCGGCAGAAGAAAACGGATCAGGTAAAGCCTACATGACAAAGCATGGTGTGTTTGACGATGTGGATATGGCGATTACTTGGCATCCCATGACAACCAATACAACTTGGAATATTACGTCACTAGCGAACTATGCGGTGACATTCAAATTTACAGGAAAGAGCGCTCATGCTGCAGCAGCCCCTCATTTAGGACGCAGTGCTTTAGATGCAGTGGAGTTAATGAATGTTGGCGTAAACTACTTGCGTGAACATGTTATCCAAGAGGCACGTATCCATTATGCTGTCATTAATAGCGGAGGTACATCCCCAAATGTAGTTCAACCATATGCAGCGGTTTCTTATTTAATTCGCGCACCAAAGAAACAGCAAGTAGTAGAGATCCATAAGCGTGTTCAAAAAATAGCTCAAGGTGCTGCATTAATGACTGAGACAAGCGTTGAGGAACAATTTGATGGGGCAGCTTCGAATTTAATTCCAAATACTACGCTTGCAAAAGTAATGCAGCAACAGTTTGATGATGCACCAGCCCTTCAATTTAGTGAAGAGGATTTTTCCTTTGCAGAGCAAATTTATCAGTCATTAGATAATGAAAGTAAAGCTTCAGCGTATAGTAATATGACACCCCGACAAAAGGAATTAATAGGGAATAAGCGTCTGTGTGAACTGGTACTACCATTATCATCAGAGAGGGCTTTGTACGGATCTACAGATGTGGGAGATGTTAGTTGGAAAACACCAACTGTGCAATGTACAACAGCCTCTATGGTTCTTGGTACACCGCTCCATACTTGGCAAGTAGTTACAGTGGGGAATACGCCAATTGGACATAAGGGCATGCTCTATGCAGCCGATATTATGGCTCGTACGGCAATTGCTTGTATGGAAAATCCAAAAATGATTGAAGAAGCCAAACAGGAATTACATAACCGTTTAAACGGTGAAAAGTATGTTTCGCTTATTCCAGAGGAATAA
- a CDS encoding MFS transporter, with protein MAEKILEKKFRKTLVILLFLGWALGNLDRYLINYAIVYIGEDLALTATETGLILSSFFLGYALMQLPGGLLADKFGAKKVLLTAVIVWSIFTGLTAVAWTLSMMVIIRFLFGIGEGGFQPSASKIISSSFPVNERSKVMSIMLSSGGIMAMLVPIISAALLLTIGWRAFFVIAGLLGVGIAILYSKYVPKDEIAKETNQGHKVKDILGILFKMPLMWSLVVAYFTIYAVNWGLNSWMPKYLTDVRGLDLVSIGWLQMIPGAIQIIAMIVFGYLIDKLDLKVNKFIGAVCALILSGFLFLMFNAESIALFITFQCIVTLLLTFVVLLLPSFILKRIPSSYAGTAMGMANTGGQLAGFVTPTLIGFMVDVFNGSYNAAMWLLVVISIICVGAILTISLKNQVFKEVEHGNIA; from the coding sequence ATGGCGGAGAAAATTCTTGAGAAAAAGTTTCGGAAAACATTAGTAATATTACTGTTCTTAGGTTGGGCATTAGGTAACCTTGACCGTTACTTAATCAATTATGCCATCGTGTATATTGGAGAAGACCTTGCTTTAACCGCTACGGAGACAGGTCTGATTTTAAGCTCATTCTTCCTAGGATATGCCTTGATGCAATTACCTGGAGGTCTTTTAGCGGATAAGTTTGGTGCAAAGAAAGTATTATTAACAGCAGTGATTGTATGGTCTATTTTTACAGGTTTAACTGCGGTTGCATGGACATTAAGTATGATGGTCATCATTCGTTTTCTATTCGGAATTGGTGAAGGTGGTTTTCAACCTTCAGCTTCAAAGATTATTTCATCATCTTTCCCTGTGAATGAACGAAGTAAAGTAATGTCGATCATGCTTTCTTCTGGCGGGATTATGGCGATGCTTGTACCAATTATCTCAGCTGCACTCCTACTAACAATAGGTTGGCGTGCGTTCTTTGTTATTGCCGGATTATTGGGAGTTGGGATTGCAATTCTATATTCGAAATATGTACCGAAGGATGAAATAGCAAAAGAAACCAATCAAGGGCATAAAGTAAAAGACATATTAGGGATCTTATTTAAAATGCCATTAATGTGGAGTTTAGTTGTCGCATACTTTACTATTTATGCGGTAAACTGGGGGCTAAATTCTTGGATGCCTAAATATTTGACAGATGTACGTGGGCTTGATTTAGTTTCCATTGGCTGGTTACAAATGATTCCTGGTGCTATTCAAATTATTGCCATGATCGTATTTGGTTATCTAATCGATAAATTAGATTTGAAAGTAAATAAATTCATTGGTGCAGTTTGTGCATTGATCTTATCTGGATTTTTATTTCTAATGTTTAATGCAGAATCCATTGCATTATTTATAACTTTTCAATGTATCGTCACCTTGCTATTGACTTTCGTTGTGTTATTATTGCCATCATTTATATTAAAAAGAATTCCTTCAAGTTATGCAGGAACAGCTATGGGGATGGCAAATACCGGAGGACAATTAGCAGGATTTGTTACGCCTACTTTAATAGGATTCATGGTTGATGTGTTTAATGGTTCCTATAACGCTGCAATGTGGCTATTAGTAGTCATTTCCATTATTTGTGTGGGTGCGATTTTAACCATCTCTCTAAAAAATCAGGTTTTTAAGGAGGTTGAACATGGGAATATCGCATAA
- the rluF gene encoding 23S rRNA pseudouridine(2604) synthase RluF — protein MCHMRINKYISESGKSSRRGADKLITDGRVTINGKRVTIGTQVKPGDDVRVDGNPIRVARNNVYIALNKPVGITSTTEKAVKGNIVDLVNHPLRVFNIGRLDKDSEGLILLTNDGDIVNEILRSENKHEKEYIVSVDKPITPEFLKKMSEGVKILGTKTLPCKTTQLSKYDFKIILTQGLNRQIRRMCAECGYEVYRLQRIRIMNIHLGNLPPGQWRDLSKKERTQLFRDLNYEPKEW, from the coding sequence ATGTGTCATATGCGCATTAATAAATATATAAGTGAATCTGGAAAATCATCTAGACGAGGCGCCGATAAATTAATTACTGATGGCAGAGTTACAATCAATGGGAAACGTGTCACGATAGGCACCCAAGTTAAACCTGGGGATGATGTTCGAGTAGATGGAAATCCCATCCGAGTAGCAAGAAATAATGTCTATATCGCCTTAAATAAACCTGTAGGGATTACGAGTACAACTGAAAAGGCTGTAAAGGGAAATATTGTGGATTTGGTCAACCATCCATTAAGAGTATTTAATATTGGGCGCTTGGATAAGGATTCAGAGGGTTTGATCCTCCTTACGAATGATGGCGATATTGTTAACGAAATTCTACGTTCTGAAAATAAGCACGAAAAGGAATATATCGTTTCGGTGGACAAGCCCATTACCCCTGAATTCTTAAAGAAGATGTCAGAAGGTGTGAAAATATTAGGGACAAAAACACTTCCTTGTAAAACCACCCAATTATCAAAATATGATTTTAAAATCATTTTAACACAGGGACTAAATCGTCAAATTCGCCGAATGTGCGCTGAGTGTGGGTATGAGGTGTACCGATTGCAAAGAATCCGAATTATGAATATCCATTTAGGCAATCTTCCTCCTGGACAATGGAGGGATCTATCTAAGAAAGAGCGAACTCAATTATTTAGAGACTTAAACTACGAGCCAAAAGAATGGTAA
- a CDS encoding alanine--glyoxylate aminotransferase family protein — protein sequence MNMRFKPSYAPGPTDVRENVRLALARKSNNTDFDKEFIHYYNDVCKKMGQVMGTKSEVLLLAGEGILALEAACASLTEPGDRVLVLDNGIYGEGFKDFVSMYGGEPVVLSFDYHKEIPVEEVRNYLEKDHDFKYATFVHCDTPTSILNDVSQLSPLLKEYGILTVVDSVAGMVGESIDVDQSQVDICCGGTQKAISAPTGLAIVSISEDAKKAMNYRKTPIASFYANLQIFEGYIEKGTLPYTMPAMNIESLDVALNNILEEGQLAIYERHAKIANAVRKSIQEYGLSLFLESGCSNTVTAVVIPEEIGALRLQQHIQETYNLYIATSLAQYEDVILRIGHMGENAFAEKVLSVLTVIDNGLRDLGFKGNGNLGQLFLDAYRTEELSSIYV from the coding sequence ATGAATATGAGATTTAAGCCAAGCTATGCACCAGGACCAACAGACGTACGTGAGAATGTACGCTTGGCGTTAGCTAGAAAATCAAATAATACTGATTTTGACAAAGAATTCATCCACTATTACAATGACGTATGCAAAAAAATGGGACAGGTCATGGGTACGAAAAGTGAAGTACTTTTGCTTGCTGGAGAAGGAATTCTAGCTTTAGAGGCTGCCTGTGCAAGCTTAACCGAACCGGGGGATCGTGTCCTTGTACTCGATAATGGAATATATGGGGAAGGCTTTAAAGACTTTGTTAGTATGTACGGAGGAGAACCTGTTGTCTTAAGCTTTGACTATCATAAAGAAATACCTGTTGAAGAAGTACGCAACTATTTAGAAAAAGATCATGACTTCAAATATGCCACATTTGTTCATTGTGATACACCAACGTCCATCTTAAATGATGTCAGCCAACTCTCTCCATTATTAAAAGAATATGGCATTCTAACAGTCGTTGATTCAGTAGCTGGGATGGTTGGTGAATCCATCGATGTCGATCAAAGTCAGGTTGATATTTGCTGTGGAGGTACGCAAAAGGCGATCTCAGCACCTACTGGCTTAGCGATCGTTTCCATTAGTGAAGACGCTAAAAAGGCGATGAATTATCGTAAAACACCAATTGCTTCATTTTATGCAAACCTGCAGATTTTTGAAGGGTATATAGAAAAAGGAACCTTACCTTATACAATGCCTGCTATGAATATTGAATCGTTGGATGTTGCACTAAACAATATTTTAGAAGAAGGTCAATTAGCCATTTATGAGCGGCATGCAAAAATTGCAAACGCGGTGCGGAAATCAATACAAGAATACGGACTATCATTATTTTTAGAATCAGGATGCTCTAATACCGTAACTGCTGTTGTCATTCCAGAAGAAATCGGCGCATTACGATTACAACAACACATCCAAGAAACATACAATCTATACATTGCTACCTCTTTGGCACAATATGAAGATGTCATTTTGCGTATTGGTCATATGGGTGAAAATGCCTTCGCTGAAAAAGTTCTATCTGTCTTAACAGTGATCGATAATGGCCTTCGTGATTTAGGTTTCAAAGGAAATGGGAACCTTGGACAGCTATTTCTCGATGCTTATCGAACAGAAGAATTAAGTTCCATTTATGTTTAA